A section of the Streptomyces sp. NBC_01408 genome encodes:
- a CDS encoding PucR family transcriptional regulator: MRLRALLETEALGLRLLGGEEELDRTVRGVMTTDLRDPSRYLSGGELVLTGLAWRRNSADSEPFVRILASAGVAGLAAGEAELGAIPDDLVSACVRNRLPLFAVNEDVAFATITEYVVRQVSGERAGDLAAVVDRHRRLMTSGPAGGGPDVVLDLLTTDLDLRAWVLSPTGRQIAGAGEPLTPGVCATLASEHLAAVRTGRRGPHRISIQGITYSLFPIRGHGRGAAGTVTRDVRETVLSDWLLAVEADAGDWPAERLDLLQGVTQLIAVERDRRDAARTVRRRLAQEVLELVQTGAPPAEIAARLRVAAPVLLPGLGAAPHWQVVVARVDWDNGDIPGGPVAQSLLEEILVDPSVSGPEPSDRIAVAHAGDEAIALVPLPALAGEAGEDKGPDAALHADVLLASVRDPLAAGLADDGRITLGVSAAVHSAEGLRGALEEARHARRVAAARPGRVCAAGHHELASHVLLLPFVPDDVRRAFTARLLDPLRDYDRRHRAELIPTLEAFLDCDGSWTRCATRLHLHVNTLRYRVGRIEQLTSRDLSRLEDKLDFFLALRMS, encoded by the coding sequence ATGCGGCTGCGCGCACTGCTGGAAACCGAGGCGCTGGGGCTGCGGCTGCTCGGCGGCGAGGAAGAACTCGACCGGACGGTCCGCGGGGTCATGACAACCGACCTACGCGATCCCAGCCGGTACCTCTCCGGGGGCGAACTCGTCCTCACTGGCCTGGCCTGGCGTAGGAATTCGGCCGACTCCGAGCCGTTCGTACGAATCCTCGCGAGCGCGGGCGTCGCGGGGCTGGCCGCCGGCGAGGCGGAACTGGGAGCCATCCCGGACGATCTGGTATCGGCCTGTGTGCGCAACCGGCTGCCGCTGTTCGCTGTGAACGAAGACGTTGCATTCGCCACGATCACCGAGTACGTGGTGCGCCAGGTGTCCGGTGAGCGGGCGGGCGATCTCGCGGCCGTCGTGGACCGCCACCGCCGCCTGATGACCTCGGGTCCGGCCGGCGGCGGCCCCGATGTGGTGCTGGATCTGCTCACCACCGACCTCGATCTCCGGGCCTGGGTGCTGTCCCCCACGGGCCGGCAGATCGCCGGGGCGGGCGAGCCGCTGACGCCGGGCGTGTGCGCAACCCTGGCGAGCGAGCACCTCGCGGCGGTCCGGACGGGCCGCAGAGGGCCGCACCGGATCTCCATCCAGGGTATTACCTACTCCCTGTTCCCGATCAGAGGACACGGCCGGGGCGCCGCCGGCACGGTCACCCGGGACGTACGCGAGACCGTGCTCTCGGACTGGCTGCTGGCCGTCGAGGCGGACGCCGGCGACTGGCCGGCCGAGCGGCTGGACCTGCTCCAGGGCGTCACCCAGCTGATCGCCGTGGAGCGCGACCGGCGCGACGCGGCCCGCACGGTGCGCCGCCGCCTGGCGCAGGAGGTCCTGGAACTGGTCCAGACGGGCGCACCGCCCGCCGAGATCGCCGCCCGCCTGCGGGTGGCCGCGCCGGTGCTGCTGCCCGGGCTGGGCGCCGCACCGCACTGGCAGGTCGTGGTGGCCCGGGTGGACTGGGACAACGGGGACATCCCCGGCGGCCCGGTGGCCCAGTCGCTGCTGGAGGAGATCCTCGTCGACCCGTCCGTCTCGGGGCCCGAGCCCTCGGACCGGATCGCGGTCGCCCACGCGGGTGACGAGGCCATCGCCCTCGTGCCGCTGCCCGCGCTGGCCGGGGAGGCCGGGGAGGACAAGGGCCCGGATGCGGCCCTGCACGCCGACGTGCTCCTCGCGTCCGTACGGGACCCCCTGGCGGCGGGCCTGGCCGACGACGGCCGGATCACCCTGGGCGTCAGCGCGGCCGTGCACTCGGCCGAGGGGCTGCGCGGGGCGCTGGAGGAGGCCCGGCACGCCCGCCGGGTCGCCGCGGCCCGCCCGGGCCGGGTCTGCGCCGCCGGCCACCACGAGCTGGCCTCGCACGTGCTGCTGCTGCCGTTCGTGCCGGACGACGTGCGCCGCGCCTTCACGGCCCGGCTGCTGGACCCCCTGCGGGACTACGACCGGCGCCACCGCGCGGAGCTCATCCCGACCCTGGAGGCCTTCCTGGACTGCGACGGCTCGTGGACCCGCTGCGCGACCCGGCTGCACCTGCACGTCAACACGCTGCGGTACCGGGTCGGGCGAATCGAGCAGTTGACGTCCCGGGACCTGTCCCGGCTGGAGGACAAGCTCGACTTCTTCCTCGCACTGCGGATGAGCTGA